A stretch of the Panicum virgatum strain AP13 chromosome 9N, P.virgatum_v5, whole genome shotgun sequence genome encodes the following:
- the LOC120689211 gene encoding glycine-rich protein 1-like, with protein MAVGAGVNGGRGSARRRDASGRRRPLQASLCRGRRRLYGVNGGGVRAAGGPVPWPDASRLGERVHARARTSGPGAGTRPGSGSGAVGRRRAGPGGGVRGAAGAGWARPGRGLVRAEPLQGGACAGGLGKARARGARWQAERGRGGVPGGRRALRAAAWHGRAAGVAACTARRAAARLARPRTRGEV; from the coding sequence atggcggtgggggccgGCGTCAACGGTGGTcggggctcggcgaggcgacgtGACGCCTCAGGCAGGCGGCGACCACTGCAGGCGTCACtgtgccgaggtcgccgccgcctgtacggcgtcaacggcggcggtgtGCGCGCGGCAGGCGGGCCGGTGCCGTGGCCCGACGCGTCGCGACTCGGCGAGCgcgtgcacgcgcgcgcgcgcacgtccGGCCCGGGCGCGGGCACGCGGCCGGGGAGTGGCTCGGGTGCAGTAGGGCGCAGGCGAGCGGGTCCGGGCGGCGgtgtgcgcggcgcggcgggcgcgggctgGGCACGGCCGGGGCGCGGGCTGGTGCGCGCCGAGCCGCTGCAGGGCGGCGCGTGCGCTGGGGGTTTGGGgaaggcgcgcgcgcggggcgcccggtggcaggccgagcggggtaGGGGTGGCGTGCCCGGGGGAAGGCGCGCGTTGCGTGCGGCGGCGTGGCACGGTCGCGCGGCTGGCGTCGCGGCGTGCACGGCCCGACGCGCCGCGGCGCGGCTAGCGCGTCCACGCACGCGTGGGGAGGTGTGA